GAAGTTTATGTAAACAATTCAAAATACCAGTACAATCCAGGTTTTGAAGGGCCTGCACAAAATACAGCAGTGGTTTTATTAAATGAAGATTATAGAAATGTAACTCAAGCTCCTGCTGATTCGGACTTTAATACTAGTGAAATTAACAAAATTGGCTGGGCTTCTTCTGAAAGTTCTGCGGGTTGGTTTTATTACAGCTTAAGCAGTCATATCATGCAGTCTATCCCAAATAAAACTTATGTTATAAGACTTCCAAACGGGAAATTTGCTAAACTCCAGCTTGTGAATGCCTATAAAGGAAATCCTCCAGCTGTAACAGATTTAAACTGGCCCGCTCCCTATTTTACCTTTAGATATTATGTCCAAAACGATGGAACCAAAAATTTAAATACCAAATAATACAATCCTATGAAAAAAATTGAATTGCTGATAAAAAAAATACCACAAGGATTCGCAATCCTTTTCTTTATGGCCATTACACTAACAGCTTGTTCTTCTGATGAAAAACCAGCTGAAG
This portion of the Flavobacterium panacagri genome encodes:
- a CDS encoding HmuY family protein, yielding MKTKRMIKKCRCLIPLLTAVLFTGCSSNEEDISATLVDGKSTVITDLAGDTGASMGGNTDGKEQRSFHTFLFRFSDKKQIWLHTKADSLQYMKTTDWDIAFTGPYNSEVYVNNSKYQYNPGFEGPAQNTAVVLLNEDYRNVTQAPADSDFNTSEINKIGWASSESSAGWFYYSLSSHIMQSIPNKTYVIRLPNGKFAKLQLVNAYKGNPPAVTDLNWPAPYFTFRYYVQNDGTKNLNTK